One Geothermobacter hydrogeniphilus genomic window, CGACAGCCTCCTAGGCGTCGTGGTTTTTCGAGGGCGAAGACATACATGTTGTATGTCGAGGTCTCGAAAAAGTGCGACAACAACGGGGTGCGGACATTTTGCGACGCCATCCCGATTGGTTCAGGAAACTAACCCATTTGGGCGACCATTGCAAGACGTCGCCGCTCCCCGGATCCACCGGCTGTTTTGCGGCCAGAGGGTGGCGGGACGAGTGGAGATGGAAGGCGCCGAGCCGATTCGGGCGGAAACGTAGTCGAGCTGCGTTGAGTCCCGAATCGGTGAAGGCAACGAAGCAGATTCATCCGTAACGGCAGTCGAAACCCGGAATTGCCGGTGGATTCGGAGACCCTCAGGTATCGAGCAAGGCGAGGATTTCCGCCGTCCGATTCTCCATCAACGCCCGGTCGCCGCGCGCCTCGACATTAAGCCGCAGCACCGGCTCGGTGTTGGACGGCCGCAGGTTGAAGCGCCAGTCGGCAAAATCGATCGACAGGCCATCGGTGCGGTCGACGGTTCCCCCCCGCCCGGCGTAGTGATCTTCAACCCGCCGTATGGCGACCACCGGATCGGCGACCTGGCGGTTGATTTCCCCGCTCGACGGGTAGGCGGCGATCCGCTCATCGACCAGTGCCGAGAGCGGTTTGCCGCTGCGGCAGACCAGCCCGGCCACCAGCAGCCAGGGGATCATGCCGCTGTCGCAGTAGGCGAAATCACGAAAATAGTGATGGGCACTCATCTCCCCGCCGTACAACGCGTCTTCGGCCCGCATCCGCTCCTTGATGAAGGCGTGACCGGTCTTGCTCATGATCGGCGTTCCCCCGGCACGTTCAACCACCTCGACCGTGTTCCAGGTCAGGCGCGGATCATGGATGATTTTCGCCCCCGGCGCGAAACCGAGCAGCGCCTCGGCCAGCAGGCCGACGATGTAGTAACCCTCGATGAAGCGGCCGCGCTCGTCGAACAGGAAACAGCGGTCAAAGTCACCGTCCCAGGCGACGCCGAAGTCGGCCCCGGCGGCGAGTACCGCGTCGGCGGTGGCACTGCGGTTCTCCGGCAGCAGCGGGTTGGGGATGCCGTTGGGAAAGGAACCGTCCGGCTCGTAATGCACCGGGACGAACTCGAACGGCAGCTGGGCTTCAAGCAGCTTGAGCACCGGACCGGCGCAGCCGTTGCCGGGGTTGGCGACGATCTTCAACCGGCGCAGGCCGTCCTCGCCGAGATAGCCGAGCAGGTGCCGGATATAGGGCCCGCGATAGTTCTCCTCGCTGATCCCGCCGATCCGTTCCACCGCCGGAAAATCACCGCCGGCCACCAGCTCGC contains:
- a CDS encoding phosphomannomutase, yielding MNLNCFKAYDIRGRLPDELNEEIAWRIGRAYAAFLKPRTVVVGRDVRLSSEALTAALSRGLTEGGADVVDIGLCGTEEVYFATDYGRHDGGIMVTASHNPADFNGMKLVREGARPISGDSGLSAIRELVAGGDFPAVERIGGISEENYRGPYIRHLLGYLGEDGLRRLKIVANPGNGCAGPVLKLLEAQLPFEFVPVHYEPDGSFPNGIPNPLLPENRSATADAVLAAGADFGVAWDGDFDRCFLFDERGRFIEGYYIVGLLAEALLGFAPGAKIIHDPRLTWNTVEVVERAGGTPIMSKTGHAFIKERMRAEDALYGGEMSAHHYFRDFAYCDSGMIPWLLVAGLVCRSGKPLSALVDERIAAYPSSGEINRQVADPVVAIRRVEDHYAGRGGTVDRTDGLSIDFADWRFNLRPSNTEPVLRLNVEARGDRALMENRTAEILALLDT